The following coding sequences are from one Acipenser ruthenus chromosome 7, fAciRut3.2 maternal haplotype, whole genome shotgun sequence window:
- the LOC117415872 gene encoding serine/threonine-protein phosphatase 6 regulatory subunit 2-like isoform X7 — protein sequence MFWKFDLHTTSHVDKLLDKEDVTLRELMDEDDILQECKAQNSRLLLFLSQDQCMEDLVTLITQEPPTDIDEKIRFKYPNIACELLTSDVNHINDKLGGDESLLEILYRFLEQEPPLNPLLASFFSKTIGNLIARKTEQVISFLRKKDGFISLVLKHIDTSAMMDLLLRLISCVEPAPLRQEVLNWLNEEKLIQRLVDLIHTGQDEEKQSNASQTLCDIIRLSRDQATQMQDTTEPDPLLTVIESQDTVEQLLKNMFKEDKSENCLVNGTQVLLTLLEPRRPGVEGLMDLCSQGYERSYTVNSSILLGIEPHLKDFQQLLLNPPKKSAILTTIGVLEEPLGNARLHVSRLIASLLQTSTASINQELCRLDTMDLLLDLFFKYTWNNFLHFQVELCIAAILTHSANEEKTAGSPANKAEDEQSENPNPENPTDSSSENILVTHLFQKCCLVQRILDAWEANDKIQAEGGMRRGNMGHLTRIANTVVQNMEKGPVQAQISDLIKELPEDCQGRWESFVEETLTETNRRNTVDLVSTHNLHSSSEDDDMESPFHNEISLQQAFSDYQIQQMTSNFVDQFGFNDEEFAEQTDNVNATFDRIAEINFTLDADDDSPNAAVFEACCKERIQQFDDNEDEEDIWEEKEISYATQVKSRTRFGVSNTSESSSKSDVENGEQDGSIDSEEEQEPEPEPEPQPQTQTQAQPEPVPQPDPEPGEPAEPAAKTETSGNRNRQAESKQADSPKSPVWTATFENTVNSKPPLPCAAVDVGSSVWDSAAAVACDTTITEGKGWAKFTDFQPFCCSESVPRCSSPVDSDSNDSEGHPKQNQDKNLSGSSPCVWNVCVARKAPLVASDSSSSGGSDSEEEDDKTDIVTETIKTGSGHETVKLTMDAKNEKAVFTSDADSMLIDKLTITDVPQKGCESPHRTEPSEDPLNSSATDSATIELIAKDRNREEAVPSEATLNGPA from the exons GTATCCTAACATCGCCTGTGAGCTGCTGACATCTGATGTGAACCATATCAATGATAAACTTGGAGGGGACGAGTCTTTGCTCGAAATACTATACAGATTCCTAGAACAGGAGCCACCCCTGAATCCTCTGCTCGCCAGTTTCTTCAGCAAAACTATTGGAAACCTCATAGCTAGAAAAACAGAACAG GTTATTAGCTTTTTGAGGAAGAAAGATGGTTTCATCAGCCTAGTCCTGAAACACATTGACACTTCAGCCATGATGGATCTACTGCTTCGTCTCATCAGCTGTGTGGAGCCTGCCCCTTTACGACAAGAGGTCTTAAAT TGGCTGAATGAAGAGAAGTTGATTCAGCGACTTGTAGATCTTATTCACACAGGTCAAGATGAAGAG aaACAGTCCAATGCTTCCCAGACTCTGTGTGATATAATCAGACTGAGCAGAGACCAGGCAACCCAGATGCAAGATACTACAGAACCTGACCCACTGCTTACTGTAATAGAATC GCAGGATACTGTCGAACAGCTTTTGAAGAATATGTTCAAGGAAGACAAGAGTGAGAACTGCTTAGTAAACGGAACTCAAGTGCTACTTACATTACTAGAACCCAGAAGGCCAGG GGTGGAAGGGCTGATGGATTTGTGTTCTCAGGGATATGAAAGGTCTTACACTGTCAATAGCAGCATTTTACTTGGTATTGAACCTCATCTGAAGGATTTTCAGCAGCTTCTGCTCAATCCTCCTAAG aAAAGTGCAATACTGACTACAATAGGCGTACTCGAGGAGCCGCTGGGAAATGCTCGCCTTCACGTTTCCAGACTCATTGCCTCCTTGCTTCAGACCAGCACAGCCAGCATCAACCAGGAACTATGCAGGCTTGATACCATGGACCTTCTACTT gacttgttttttaaatacacctGGAATAACTTTTTGCACTTCCAAGTGGAGCTGTGTATAGCAGCTATCTTGACCCACTCGGCAAATGAAGAGAAGACAGCAGGGAGTCCAGCGAATAAAGCTGAGGATGAACAGAGCGAGAATCCAAACCCAGAGAACCCCACTGACAGCAGCTCTGAGAATATCCTTGTGACAcat CTTTTCCAGAAGTGCTGTTTGGTGCAGAGGATACTGGATGCCTGGGAAGCAAATGACAAAATACA GGCAGAAGGTGGGATGAGAAGAGGCAACATGGGGCATCTCACCAGAATAGCTAATACTGTGGTACAGAACATGGAGAAAGGACCTGTCCAGGCTCAAATTAGTGACCTCATCAAAg AGCTGCCCGAGGACTGTCAAGGACGGTGGGAAAGTTTTGTAGAGGAGACTCTAACTGAGACAAACAGAAGAAACACTGTTGATCTG GTGAGCACGCACAACCTACACTCTTCCAGTGAAGATGATGACATGGAAAGCCCATTCCATAATGAGATTTCGCTTCAGCAG GCATTTTCAGATTATCAGATCCAGCAGATGACGTCCAATTTTGTAGACCAGTTTGGATTTAACGACGAGGAATTCGCAGAACAAACCGACAACGTAAA tgCCACGTTTGACAGGATTGCAGAAATAAATTTCACATTAGATGCTGATGATGATAGT cCAAATGCAGCTGTATTTGAGGCATGCTGTAAGGAGCGGATACAGCAGTTTGATGACAATGAGGATGAAGAGGACATCTGGGAAGAGAAAGAGATCAGCTATGCAACACAAGTCAAATCGAGAACA AGGTTTGGTGTTTCAAATACCTCTGAAAGCTCCTCTAAGAGTGATGTGGAAAACGGAGAGCAGGATGGGAGCATCGATTCAGAGGAGGAACaggagccagagccagagccagagccccagccacagacacagacacaggcacagcCAGAGCCAGTGCCACAGCCAGACCCAGAGCCTGGAGAGCCAGCAGAGCCAGCAGCCAAGACAGAAACCAGTGGAAACCGGAATCGCCAGGCTGAGAGCAAACAAGCAGATTCTCCCAAAA GCCCTGTATGGACAGCTACCTTTGAGAACACAGTGAACTCTAAGCCTCCCCTTCCATGCGCAGCTGTGGATGTGGGCTCCAGTGTCTGGGattcagcagcagcagtagcatgCGATACCACTATAACCGAGGGAAAAGGATGGGCAAAGTTTACAGACTTTCAGCCTTTCTGTTG CTCAGAGTCTGTCCCCAGATGTAGCTCCCCTGTTGACTCAGACAGTAATGATTCAGAAGGGCACCCCAAACAAAACCAGGACAAAAACT tgagtggctcctccccttgtGTCTGGAATGTTTGTGTGGCACGAAAGGCACCTTTGGTGGCATCTGACAGCAGCTCGTCTGGCGGGTCTGACAGTGAAGAGGAGGACGATAAAACAGACATAGTCACAGAAACCATAAAGACTGGCTCAGGGCATGAAACCGTCAAACTCACCATGGACGCCAAAAATGAGAAAGCAGTCTTCACAAG TGATGCAGATTCCATGCTTATAGACAAGCTCACTATAACGGATGTCCCTCAGAAGGGATGTGAATCTCCACACAGGACAGAGCCGTCAGAAGACCCTCTAAACTCCAGCGCTACAGACAGCGCAACAATAGAACTTATAGCAAAAGACAGAAA CAGAGAAGAGGCAGTGCCTTCTGAAGCAACTCTCAATGGCCCTGCTTGA
- the LOC117415872 gene encoding serine/threonine-protein phosphatase 6 regulatory subunit 2-like isoform X1: MFWKFDLHTTSHVDKLLDKEDVTLRELMDEDDILQECKAQNSRLLLFLSQDQCMEDLVTLITQEPPTDIDEKIRFKYPNIACELLTSDVNHINDKLGGDESLLEILYRFLEQEPPLNPLLASFFSKTIGNLIARKTEQVISFLRKKDGFISLVLKHIDTSAMMDLLLRLISCVEPAPLRQEVLNWLNEEKLIQRLVDLIHTGQDEEKQSNASQTLCDIIRLSRDQATQMQDTTEPDPLLTVIESQDTVEQLLKNMFKEDKSENCLVNGTQVLLTLLEPRRPGVEGLMDLCSQGYERSYTVNSSILLGIEPHLKDFQQLLLNPPKKSAILTTIGVLEEPLGNARLHVSRLIASLLQTSTASINQELCRLDTMDLLLDLFFKYTWNNFLHFQVELCIAAILTHSANEEKTAGSPANKAEDEQSENPNPENPTDSSSENILVTHLFQKCCLVQRILDAWEANDKIQAEGGMRRGNMGHLTRIANTVVQNMEKGPVQAQISDLIKELPEDCQGRWESFVEETLTETNRRNTVDLVSTHNLHSSSEDDDMESPFHNEISLQQAFSDYQIQQMTSNFVDQFGFNDEEFAEQTDNVNATFDRIAEINFTLDADDDSPNAAVFEACCKERIQQFDDNEDEEDIWEEKEISYATQVKSRTRFGVSNTSESSSKSDVENGEQDGSIDSEEEQEPEPEPEPQPQTQTQAQPEPVPQPDPEPGEPAEPAAKTETSGNRNRQAESKQADSPKSPVWTATFENTVNSKPPLPCAAVDVGSSVWDSAAAVACDTTITEGKGWAKFTDFQPFCCSESVPRCSSPVDSDSNDSEGHPKQNQDKNLSGSSPCVWNVCVARKAPLVASDSSSSGGSDSEEEDDKTDIVTETIKTGSGHETVKLTMDAKNEKAVFTRGKDSYRIFRPSVRCSDADSMLIDKLTITDVPQKGCESPHRTEPSEDPLNSSATDSATIELIAKDRNREEAVPSEATLNGPA, from the exons GTATCCTAACATCGCCTGTGAGCTGCTGACATCTGATGTGAACCATATCAATGATAAACTTGGAGGGGACGAGTCTTTGCTCGAAATACTATACAGATTCCTAGAACAGGAGCCACCCCTGAATCCTCTGCTCGCCAGTTTCTTCAGCAAAACTATTGGAAACCTCATAGCTAGAAAAACAGAACAG GTTATTAGCTTTTTGAGGAAGAAAGATGGTTTCATCAGCCTAGTCCTGAAACACATTGACACTTCAGCCATGATGGATCTACTGCTTCGTCTCATCAGCTGTGTGGAGCCTGCCCCTTTACGACAAGAGGTCTTAAAT TGGCTGAATGAAGAGAAGTTGATTCAGCGACTTGTAGATCTTATTCACACAGGTCAAGATGAAGAG aaACAGTCCAATGCTTCCCAGACTCTGTGTGATATAATCAGACTGAGCAGAGACCAGGCAACCCAGATGCAAGATACTACAGAACCTGACCCACTGCTTACTGTAATAGAATC GCAGGATACTGTCGAACAGCTTTTGAAGAATATGTTCAAGGAAGACAAGAGTGAGAACTGCTTAGTAAACGGAACTCAAGTGCTACTTACATTACTAGAACCCAGAAGGCCAGG GGTGGAAGGGCTGATGGATTTGTGTTCTCAGGGATATGAAAGGTCTTACACTGTCAATAGCAGCATTTTACTTGGTATTGAACCTCATCTGAAGGATTTTCAGCAGCTTCTGCTCAATCCTCCTAAG aAAAGTGCAATACTGACTACAATAGGCGTACTCGAGGAGCCGCTGGGAAATGCTCGCCTTCACGTTTCCAGACTCATTGCCTCCTTGCTTCAGACCAGCACAGCCAGCATCAACCAGGAACTATGCAGGCTTGATACCATGGACCTTCTACTT gacttgttttttaaatacacctGGAATAACTTTTTGCACTTCCAAGTGGAGCTGTGTATAGCAGCTATCTTGACCCACTCGGCAAATGAAGAGAAGACAGCAGGGAGTCCAGCGAATAAAGCTGAGGATGAACAGAGCGAGAATCCAAACCCAGAGAACCCCACTGACAGCAGCTCTGAGAATATCCTTGTGACAcat CTTTTCCAGAAGTGCTGTTTGGTGCAGAGGATACTGGATGCCTGGGAAGCAAATGACAAAATACA GGCAGAAGGTGGGATGAGAAGAGGCAACATGGGGCATCTCACCAGAATAGCTAATACTGTGGTACAGAACATGGAGAAAGGACCTGTCCAGGCTCAAATTAGTGACCTCATCAAAg AGCTGCCCGAGGACTGTCAAGGACGGTGGGAAAGTTTTGTAGAGGAGACTCTAACTGAGACAAACAGAAGAAACACTGTTGATCTG GTGAGCACGCACAACCTACACTCTTCCAGTGAAGATGATGACATGGAAAGCCCATTCCATAATGAGATTTCGCTTCAGCAG GCATTTTCAGATTATCAGATCCAGCAGATGACGTCCAATTTTGTAGACCAGTTTGGATTTAACGACGAGGAATTCGCAGAACAAACCGACAACGTAAA tgCCACGTTTGACAGGATTGCAGAAATAAATTTCACATTAGATGCTGATGATGATAGT cCAAATGCAGCTGTATTTGAGGCATGCTGTAAGGAGCGGATACAGCAGTTTGATGACAATGAGGATGAAGAGGACATCTGGGAAGAGAAAGAGATCAGCTATGCAACACAAGTCAAATCGAGAACA AGGTTTGGTGTTTCAAATACCTCTGAAAGCTCCTCTAAGAGTGATGTGGAAAACGGAGAGCAGGATGGGAGCATCGATTCAGAGGAGGAACaggagccagagccagagccagagccccagccacagacacagacacaggcacagcCAGAGCCAGTGCCACAGCCAGACCCAGAGCCTGGAGAGCCAGCAGAGCCAGCAGCCAAGACAGAAACCAGTGGAAACCGGAATCGCCAGGCTGAGAGCAAACAAGCAGATTCTCCCAAAA GCCCTGTATGGACAGCTACCTTTGAGAACACAGTGAACTCTAAGCCTCCCCTTCCATGCGCAGCTGTGGATGTGGGCTCCAGTGTCTGGGattcagcagcagcagtagcatgCGATACCACTATAACCGAGGGAAAAGGATGGGCAAAGTTTACAGACTTTCAGCCTTTCTGTTG CTCAGAGTCTGTCCCCAGATGTAGCTCCCCTGTTGACTCAGACAGTAATGATTCAGAAGGGCACCCCAAACAAAACCAGGACAAAAACT tgagtggctcctccccttgtGTCTGGAATGTTTGTGTGGCACGAAAGGCACCTTTGGTGGCATCTGACAGCAGCTCGTCTGGCGGGTCTGACAGTGAAGAGGAGGACGATAAAACAGACATAGTCACAGAAACCATAAAGACTGGCTCAGGGCATGAAACCGTCAAACTCACCATGGACGCCAAAAATGAGAAAGCAGTCTTCACAAG AGGGAAGGACTCCTACAG AATATTTAGGCCTTCAGTTAGATG CAGTGATGCAGATTCCATGCTTATAGACAAGCTCACTATAACGGATGTCCCTCAGAAGGGATGTGAATCTCCACACAGGACAGAGCCGTCAGAAGACCCTCTAAACTCCAGCGCTACAGACAGCGCAACAATAGAACTTATAGCAAAAGACAGAAA CAGAGAAGAGGCAGTGCCTTCTGAAGCAACTCTCAATGGCCCTGCTTGA
- the LOC117415872 gene encoding serine/threonine-protein phosphatase 6 regulatory subunit 2-like isoform X2: protein MFWKFDLHTTSHVDKLLDKEDVTLRELMDEDDILQECKAQNSRLLLFLSQDQCMEDLVTLITQEPPTDIDEKIRFKYPNIACELLTSDVNHINDKLGGDESLLEILYRFLEQEPPLNPLLASFFSKTIGNLIARKTEQVISFLRKKDGFISLVLKHIDTSAMMDLLLRLISCVEPAPLRQEVLNWLNEEKLIQRLVDLIHTGQDEEKQSNASQTLCDIIRLSRDQATQMQDTTEPDPLLTVIESQDTVEQLLKNMFKEDKSENCLVNGTQVLLTLLEPRRPGVEGLMDLCSQGYERSYTVNSSILLGIEPHLKDFQQLLLNPPKKSAILTTIGVLEEPLGNARLHVSRLIASLLQTSTASINQELCRLDTMDLLLDLFFKYTWNNFLHFQVELCIAAILTHSANEEKTAGSPANKAEDEQSENPNPENPTDSSSENILVTHLFQKCCLVQRILDAWEANDKIQAEGGMRRGNMGHLTRIANTVVQNMEKGPVQAQISDLIKELPEDCQGRWESFVEETLTETNRRNTVDLVSTHNLHSSSEDDDMESPFHNEISLQQAFSDYQIQQMTSNFVDQFGFNDEEFAEQTDNVNATFDRIAEINFTLDADDDSPNAAVFEACCKERIQQFDDNEDEEDIWEEKEISYATQVKSRTRFGVSNTSESSSKSDVENGEQDGSIDSEEEQEPEPEPEPQPQTQTQAQPEPVPQPDPEPGEPAEPAAKTETSGNRNRQAESKQADSPKSPVWTATFENTVNSKPPLPCAAVDVGSSVWDSAAAVACDTTITEGKGWAKFTDFQPFCCSESVPRCSSPVDSDSNDSEGHPKQNQDKNLSGSSPCVWNVCVARKAPLVASDSSSSGGSDSEEEDDKTDIVTETIKTGSGHETVKLTMDAKNEKAVFTRGKDSYRIFRPSVRCDADSMLIDKLTITDVPQKGCESPHRTEPSEDPLNSSATDSATIELIAKDRNREEAVPSEATLNGPA from the exons GTATCCTAACATCGCCTGTGAGCTGCTGACATCTGATGTGAACCATATCAATGATAAACTTGGAGGGGACGAGTCTTTGCTCGAAATACTATACAGATTCCTAGAACAGGAGCCACCCCTGAATCCTCTGCTCGCCAGTTTCTTCAGCAAAACTATTGGAAACCTCATAGCTAGAAAAACAGAACAG GTTATTAGCTTTTTGAGGAAGAAAGATGGTTTCATCAGCCTAGTCCTGAAACACATTGACACTTCAGCCATGATGGATCTACTGCTTCGTCTCATCAGCTGTGTGGAGCCTGCCCCTTTACGACAAGAGGTCTTAAAT TGGCTGAATGAAGAGAAGTTGATTCAGCGACTTGTAGATCTTATTCACACAGGTCAAGATGAAGAG aaACAGTCCAATGCTTCCCAGACTCTGTGTGATATAATCAGACTGAGCAGAGACCAGGCAACCCAGATGCAAGATACTACAGAACCTGACCCACTGCTTACTGTAATAGAATC GCAGGATACTGTCGAACAGCTTTTGAAGAATATGTTCAAGGAAGACAAGAGTGAGAACTGCTTAGTAAACGGAACTCAAGTGCTACTTACATTACTAGAACCCAGAAGGCCAGG GGTGGAAGGGCTGATGGATTTGTGTTCTCAGGGATATGAAAGGTCTTACACTGTCAATAGCAGCATTTTACTTGGTATTGAACCTCATCTGAAGGATTTTCAGCAGCTTCTGCTCAATCCTCCTAAG aAAAGTGCAATACTGACTACAATAGGCGTACTCGAGGAGCCGCTGGGAAATGCTCGCCTTCACGTTTCCAGACTCATTGCCTCCTTGCTTCAGACCAGCACAGCCAGCATCAACCAGGAACTATGCAGGCTTGATACCATGGACCTTCTACTT gacttgttttttaaatacacctGGAATAACTTTTTGCACTTCCAAGTGGAGCTGTGTATAGCAGCTATCTTGACCCACTCGGCAAATGAAGAGAAGACAGCAGGGAGTCCAGCGAATAAAGCTGAGGATGAACAGAGCGAGAATCCAAACCCAGAGAACCCCACTGACAGCAGCTCTGAGAATATCCTTGTGACAcat CTTTTCCAGAAGTGCTGTTTGGTGCAGAGGATACTGGATGCCTGGGAAGCAAATGACAAAATACA GGCAGAAGGTGGGATGAGAAGAGGCAACATGGGGCATCTCACCAGAATAGCTAATACTGTGGTACAGAACATGGAGAAAGGACCTGTCCAGGCTCAAATTAGTGACCTCATCAAAg AGCTGCCCGAGGACTGTCAAGGACGGTGGGAAAGTTTTGTAGAGGAGACTCTAACTGAGACAAACAGAAGAAACACTGTTGATCTG GTGAGCACGCACAACCTACACTCTTCCAGTGAAGATGATGACATGGAAAGCCCATTCCATAATGAGATTTCGCTTCAGCAG GCATTTTCAGATTATCAGATCCAGCAGATGACGTCCAATTTTGTAGACCAGTTTGGATTTAACGACGAGGAATTCGCAGAACAAACCGACAACGTAAA tgCCACGTTTGACAGGATTGCAGAAATAAATTTCACATTAGATGCTGATGATGATAGT cCAAATGCAGCTGTATTTGAGGCATGCTGTAAGGAGCGGATACAGCAGTTTGATGACAATGAGGATGAAGAGGACATCTGGGAAGAGAAAGAGATCAGCTATGCAACACAAGTCAAATCGAGAACA AGGTTTGGTGTTTCAAATACCTCTGAAAGCTCCTCTAAGAGTGATGTGGAAAACGGAGAGCAGGATGGGAGCATCGATTCAGAGGAGGAACaggagccagagccagagccagagccccagccacagacacagacacaggcacagcCAGAGCCAGTGCCACAGCCAGACCCAGAGCCTGGAGAGCCAGCAGAGCCAGCAGCCAAGACAGAAACCAGTGGAAACCGGAATCGCCAGGCTGAGAGCAAACAAGCAGATTCTCCCAAAA GCCCTGTATGGACAGCTACCTTTGAGAACACAGTGAACTCTAAGCCTCCCCTTCCATGCGCAGCTGTGGATGTGGGCTCCAGTGTCTGGGattcagcagcagcagtagcatgCGATACCACTATAACCGAGGGAAAAGGATGGGCAAAGTTTACAGACTTTCAGCCTTTCTGTTG CTCAGAGTCTGTCCCCAGATGTAGCTCCCCTGTTGACTCAGACAGTAATGATTCAGAAGGGCACCCCAAACAAAACCAGGACAAAAACT tgagtggctcctccccttgtGTCTGGAATGTTTGTGTGGCACGAAAGGCACCTTTGGTGGCATCTGACAGCAGCTCGTCTGGCGGGTCTGACAGTGAAGAGGAGGACGATAAAACAGACATAGTCACAGAAACCATAAAGACTGGCTCAGGGCATGAAACCGTCAAACTCACCATGGACGCCAAAAATGAGAAAGCAGTCTTCACAAG AGGGAAGGACTCCTACAG AATATTTAGGCCTTCAGTTAGATG TGATGCAGATTCCATGCTTATAGACAAGCTCACTATAACGGATGTCCCTCAGAAGGGATGTGAATCTCCACACAGGACAGAGCCGTCAGAAGACCCTCTAAACTCCAGCGCTACAGACAGCGCAACAATAGAACTTATAGCAAAAGACAGAAA CAGAGAAGAGGCAGTGCCTTCTGAAGCAACTCTCAATGGCCCTGCTTGA